The DNA window ATTGATCTTCATGCTCGCCTTGGAAACAGGTCTGCTTTTAACTTTCTTTAACTTTGACATTTTTACAGCAGAAAATGTAAGATTTTTATTCAGCTCAAACATTGCCAACATGTTGCAGGTGGTCTAAAATTGCATCACATTTTCCAGGGAGAACGGATAACGAAATCAAGAATCACTGGAACACCAGGATCAAGAAACGGTTAAAGCTCCTCGGACTAGACCCCACCACACACCAGCCCATCCAGCAAAAGACACAACAAAGTCGTGAAGAGAAGAACAAAACAGACATCGACTCAAATTCGCGTGATGAAAACAAACAATTAGAGGAGATCAAATTCTCTCATGTACTGAAAGCTCCATCAGCAACACAAGTCCAAACAAGCTGCTGCAATGAGGCCAATGTCAGCACCAGTATGGAAAGCGAAATGATGACACGTCTCATCAACAACTATGAGATGCTGATGCTCACGAGTAACCTGGACATGGATTTATGGATGAAAAATCAAGAAATGCACAGCATCTCGACCAGTTACTGCCCCTCGTTTTCTTTAGAAGATTCAGTGAACTGCTACCCCAATTCAGCTGGTGAATCCGCCAGTTCAGTTCAAGGAAATAGTTGTCTATTTCAGTGTGTTGAGACTGCAGATTCAATGGTTTCTTGGGATTTTGGATTCGATCAACAATTTCTGTTTCCTGAAACAATAGGGGATTGAGACATCTTCCCAGAATTCTTGATTTAGTTAAAGTCCACCATTGTAATTATTTAATGATCAGTCATTTAatgttttataattaaaaaaataaatatctgCCTGATCAATTAACTTTTGTTCGATAAGATCATGTACTCAACTTTTTGAGTAAATGATCAATTATTTTGTGGTATTATTATATATCAGTCCATCTATTTTATATACTACAATATTCCATATGCTTAATCATTTTGTTTAGGACTGTGTGTTCTCTTTTCACtaacaaaagataaaatttgaatACATATATTCTTTGAAAGTCATGATTATAACATACCCTAACTTATTTGATATtaagattatgattatgatgttGGAATAATCATGATGTGTAGAAGACGAGTTTACTAACAGAATCTCATACAAAAATCAGGTTTTTCTTTATCAAAAATATTGATGtcgaaaagagaaaaaaaaattaagttgaATTTTGATAATACAAAAAGATCAAAATTATACAATTTTTTCAAGATTAAATGAGGTTTATGCGTAATCGAAAGAGTTTTAAAATTGGACATCAACATCGAGTTGGTGGAAAGAAATATAATTGAGGGCGTTTCCAAGGTACCTTGTGTTGGCGTCATTTCTCAAATCCAGTACAGATGATTCAATAAATAATTATACTGACAAATGTAATGAGGAGTTAGTAGTAGTATACAAATAATTCTTTTTTGACaagataaattaaaaaatcaGTTCCATTATTTGAACTTGATAACTCCAAATTTTAAAAGTAAAAACAAAAGGGTTTATTAAAGTTGttgaaatttttatataaaattaatgatcTATATATAAAAATCTCTTGCAACTTTTTCAATTAATATTGTGTAAGATCCATACAAAAATTAGTGACATAATATAAAGTCCACcatccttttaaaaaaaaaaaaaagaaataatgatACTGTccgatgaaaaaatattttattctcaTTAACACACTAATATTCGAGTTGTTATTAAATAGTGACATGACGTGACTAAAAAGGAAAGGATGGCACTATTTCTCAACCTAGAATGTATAAGTTCTCTCAATCAAGGTCTATTGTTGCAATGTTTGTATGGACTCAAAAAGCCATCAAACCTGCATGGAAATTGCTGTACATAAGCAAGATGCATATGAACCAGGAAAGCCATATCCAAAAATccatactatttttttttttgacagaaTGCTCTCCTTACTTCGATTGGCAGACTGTTGGGCTTGTTCACAGTTTCCACCAGAGTGACCAGCCTGGAAACATCACAAGGCTTCTAAGTTGCATGTGCGGAAGAGGACTTGAGGCAGTATAAAGGGCACAATTTAGCTCTCACTCATCATGTTCCATCTATGAGTCCGCATCCATTAACTGGAGATTGGTAATCAAAATTTCCATGCACTTAGACTCAAAATTATCATACCAAGAAAATAATtcttaaataattgaaaatttatAAAACTACTGTTACACGACCACGTATAAACTCGAGCTAAGTGGCATTCCTTGATCTTCACTTGAGATTATTATAAATGTCTTAATATCATCTTCAAACTGGTCTATTTTTATGTTGACCTTCGATTATATTTTAGAAAGGTCCTGACCACCTTGGCACCTTGTTTTTATACGCTACCATTGCATTCCTTTCTtggaaaattattatattggtATCTTCAATTATCCAGTCGACTTGATGCGTGCAAGTTATACTGCATTGGAAACTATAACACCTGATTTTTTCTTGTACCATGCCAGGTATCCAGCCATCAATAAACCACGTGCAGTTGTGCATTGGCTGAACCAAGTAAAGGTTGATGCAGAATACATATTAATCCTGGACGCTGATATGATTATAATTTATGAGAGGACCAATTACACCATTGGAGTTCAACGCAGCTAGGTGCCGTCCTGTCTCCACTCCCTATGAGTAAGAATgaatttttcttttatatttttttctccTGAACGTGGTTTTCTATCTAGCTGatcttcaacaaaaatagtcACGAGTTGGTATCTTGATTTTCTAATATGCTATGTCATTGCCAGCTACTTGATTGGCTGTGACAATGAGCTTGCAAAGATCCATACTAGCCACCCTATTTCTTGTGACAAGGTCAGAGGCGTGGTCATATCTAATGCATATAAATAACCTCAGAACATTTGCTTTGCTTTGCTTTGCTTTGGCTGCATAAAACTGAGGAAGTCTGAGCTGATGTGGGTCATTGGTCCAGAAACATAACCGGAGATATTTATGAAGCTGGTTGGATAAGCGAGATGTATGGTTATGCCTTCGGTGTTGCAGAGGTATTTCAAAATTTCACAGGTTATCGAAACATGGCCATTTTTTCCACATCAGTGGACAAAAATGCTGTGTATAATATGCACTTTAGCTGCTCATTCTCATTGGTGCACGGTGTTCAATATTTTGAGCCATGTAGTTTTGCTACTCATTTGATATTCCTCCATGCAGTTCAATTTGCGGCATGTTATAAGTAACAAGATTTTGATATATCCTGGATATGTTCTCGAACCCTGTGTCAACTATAGAGTTTTTCACTATGCCTTGGATTTTCGCTGTGTAACTGGAGCTTTGATAAAGCCAAAATGGAGACATGCCAATGTAGTTGAAAAATGTTGGTCTAAGTTTCCCGATCCAACAAAACTTGATCGGGCAAAAGAGGATGCATTTCAAAGTTACTTGCTTAGCATTGAACGTGTAACGAGGCTCTACGTGTTCACCATGAGAGAAATTTTTTTCCTGATCCCAAGTTTCTGTCCACTCCAACTACCCCTGACCGCCCTTCCTTGCATGCCCTTGCCAAATCACGAGACCTCTGGTGAAATCATAACCACAAGGAAAATTGACAAAAAAGATGAGCTTGATGCCTCCGGAGACAATTCAGAGCTGATTGAGGAATCATGGAGACATTAGATTTAGCACACGTCGTCATCTATATTCGACAGTTAAAGAAATGTCTTGTTAAGTATAATTTAAAACATACATGCATGTAATATATTTGATAACTTGGTTCAAGACTAACTATTAATTagttgacatttcttgaaagAGAACttctaaatcattcaaaaattgcTGCAAAAATGTGTTGATGACCATATTATATTAAGTAATTGAaaacccaaaaaaataaaattcacaaTTAAGATGTTTGCATGTGTACACACGTATATCTAGTTTGTGTGTAATATAGAAGAACACCATACTTGGATGGAGTAGTTCACCCCATCACCATCCTAAACCCCTTCTATCTCACCAAATTAGTCATTATGTtaaataatgaaatatttactctttttcaaattttaaaataactcaaatattttttgataaaaaaatgtTATAATTTTAGAACTCTGATTTTTAGTTTCTGTTCATCTTCGAAATAGTGGGTCCCGCCCCCAATCACATATCTATtatattactattattattattaaactgCTTCTACGTGTGTGTGCGATCTACTTTATTTCTATTAATTTAACGTTCGCCTTTTccctttgaatttcaaatttaagtCCCTGAACACAGATTTATGCCTTAAGTAATACGATAAAGATTAGATTTTGTTTTCCTGggatatatttttttcattacATTCTTCTTACCGTTGGCGAGGTTGTCTCTTCTCGTTCTGCAATACCTCAGAATGGGAGATTCAGCTTGTCTCATGCATGGCTTCTCTTATGCCTCTGCCGTACCCAACGAATCCAAGCAGGTAACGGGAAGAAACTAAACTTGCTTTCTTTTTCAAACTTTATGTAAGAGTTGAAGCACCAAAAGGCGATTACTGAGATTTATCCACCAAAAGCATGGAATGGCTTTGACGGGTTTTTGGCAAATGAAACTTGCATCAAAGATTTTCCATTAAGTTTTTTGTATTATTCAagatttattgtacttttatggTTTTTTTTGGTGGTGTTGGAGCTAATGAATGATGCTTTACTGATTGTTATTTGAACTGCTACCTGATTCTTGGAATTCAACTCGAAAAATGATCTGTATTTCCTTTTTTTATTGTTGCTAATGTGTTCTTGCATAATTTTTAACTGACCCTTTTCCCAGGAAAAAAGGAATCCGGGAAAAGATGGGGGGCGATTTTAATAGTGAAAGGGTTTGATTTTGCAGGGGAACCCCGTACATGCTTTGGGGGAATCAGTATcgtttggaagatttatgaccGAGTCCTTATCTTGGGAGAGATGGTCAACCTTTTCACAAAAGAAATACGTGGAGGAGGCAGAGAGATACGCGCAGCCGGGATCTGTGGCTCAGAAGAAAGCTTTCTTTGAGGCTCATTACAAGAGAATTGCTTCCCAAAAGGCTGCAGCTTTGCTCGAGCAAGAAAATGCTGCAAAAAATGCCACTGTTGCAGAAGAATCTGAAGTTGGATACATGGATGATAATGATGACGATAAGACAAGATTGGTCTCGAATTCTAATTTCGAGGTCGAGGATAAATCGGTGGAGGCCAAGATTCAGAATTCTAACAAAGATGATGAGGTGAACTGTAATGGGCAGAGTGTAGTTGTGGAAGGCAGGGTTTTTGCAACGGTGGAGAATGAGGCCAAATGGGACTGCCCCATGAGAAGAAATTCAAGTAAcaaatttgataattttgaaaatCATGATAATAATTCTGCGTCGGACGGTAGTGGAACTTCAGAGATGGAGAGACTTCTACTAAATCGTGGAAATTCTGTTCAAGTAGAAAATGAGTCCCCTGTGCAGAGAAATTCAAGTCAAACTAATCTTGGAAGTCAAGACACCATTTCTGGGTCAGAGAGTGGTGGGACTCCACAGGTGGAGAGACCATTACTAAAGGTGAAAATTGTGTACTCCATATTTCCTTTTCCTCTATTGCCCattgtttaaaatttgtttttcgAATTTGAGTGTCTTGTGTAAATGCAGCAAAATTCTGTTGCTAGTGAGGATAACCCATCGGTGACTAGCAAGAAAAGTTCGGGTCCTTCTTTGTTAAAGTCATCCATTCAGCGTAAGACGTGGACGGCTCCGTCCACGCCAGCTAAACCGGTCACTCCTCATCTCAAGAAAGAAAATAGCAGCGTCATTCGAAGCACAAGGAAGTCCAACTTGGATACAATCGACAGAAGGAGAGCTTCCCCGAAGTCTCTACGTTCGATTATCAACTTACTGCCTACTAAAGAGCCTGATAAAGAGCCAAGTTCTGCCTCCAAGAAGGCTGAGAGTTCAAGGATTGGTCTCAGTTCATTGCGAGTGCCTAAAGATTGCGCTACTCCTTTAAGGACTCCACTTGTGGTGATTCTATGTTTCCTGTGGCTTTGAGCCCAAGATTTCGTGTGTGAAATGGTGTTAGTGTGGACTAAGGTTAATTCAGTTCTTGATTTGCAGGGAGCGACAAAGGGAGTGTCCAAGTATCCTAAAGCAACGCCTCGTTTGGAGAGCAGAAGGTTCCTACTTTAAACTTTTTCTTGACCAATTTGGATGCATCGTAAATAACGAAAAATGTATAACCATTGATCGATAATGGCCATCGCAAtatgatatatgtgttgaagcatGATGTGATAGGCCTGTTTGTGCATATTTCCACTGCTTTAGAATGCTTGGATTTGGATTTTCTCACAAGTGCGTGCTTATGTATCAGTTTTACGAAGTCATTGACTGCATGCCGAAACAAATTACAGTCTCCCACTATAACCACCCCTTTTGTTCTGAGAACAGAAGAAAGAGCTGCAAAAAGAAAACAGGTCATACACTCTATGCCCAATTCCAATTTAAATGTGTTTGAATTTAGTGCGTTGATCCGTGCCTCGTGTCTTTTCTCAACAATTTCAGAAACTCGAGGAAACATTTAACGCAAACAAGGATGTACACAAGGTGCTGGTGCAGAAGACATTGAGGGTTATGCATTGATTCAGAACTCTCTTTTCTTCTCTCTCAAACTTGGTTTGTATTTTTCAACATGCACACTTtgaaggaaaaaataaaaagaacatCTCTCGTTTTGCAGGAGAAGGCGGAGAACGAATTCAGAAAATTTAGTCGTAGCTTCTGTTTCAAAGCTCGGCCCTTGCCTGACTTCTACAATGAACGTGAAACCCCGAAAAATCAAATGAAAATAGTATATGCTTTCATCCCTCTCCTACTTATATATTCTGCAAAGTAATCCATCATTTCTTGCATGTAATACGGAGACAGCCATCCATTTATTCCCCAAAAGTGCAATCTTATGTTCCTCATTCACCAAGAATAAATCCAAGAAACAGCGGTCTCCTCCTAATCTTACACATTTTTTTGAAATCCCCCACTCAAAAAGATTCTGTGTTCTTATGCAGACTCCAGCAGCTGCACAACCTCAGACATCATCACTGCTAGGAAAAAGCATCGCGAGTAAGAAACATGGCAACATCTCAATGCCAACTCCGGCTCCAACATCTTTGTCCATGAAAGCTCCAAAAATAAGATGAATTCTTTCTAATAATTCATCACCTGAAAGGATGAGCCATGAGAACAAGTCCCCTAACATccagctattattataagagcATATAGTTgtgtaatattttaaattgcatTCTGGTTGTGATGATTGAGCGTTTTTGTTTATTTCATCGGCCATCATCGGTGTTGGGTGTAGATTCATTCAGGTAACCAATCTGCTGGAAATTATTTAAtttcctttcttttttttttctttttttcctttttatgtcaaaatttgtgatataatgaaaataataatattgtttGATCATATTTTTTACATCCAACTTACTCCTAGAGATTTTGTGAAAACGAgcaatcaaaattatatatgctTTCGGTGGGTTAGTCTTTTTATTCAGATaaattttattacttgatttGACAATCGagttaaattattaataatcaatcaacatacagttaaaaatgaaaaatcaaaTACAAAAACGATCAAATATCGTCGATCAAACGAAACCCACCTCGCAGAAGCCCAttccatcatcaacctcaagaagTAGAGTAGAGGGACAAGATGTTCTTGTAGTTCCACCTTTATCTAATCATCATCTGACACAAATTCATCGTGCTTCCAATGCTAAACTTGATTGTGCTTTTGCGTTACTACACCATCTTTCTTCCAATTTTCAAGGTAAATATCACTTTTGCTAACTTTTAATATACTgtggattttatttaatttttatgtttttttaatatatattatagatAATTAAGTTTATATCAGAATCAATCATTTATGAATTAAtattaatgattaataatttaagagaaataaaattttaacatagtacaactcaaataaatatatatagtaaaaaaacatatataaataaaataatatgtaatattcagttaaaaaattttatatataaaattgtaaaatataacaaatgataataaactatcaatataattcatatttattataaggattatattgattaaattttttttaaagattatatcataaatttagaggaaaaaaaaagaatgtgtattaatgtcCAAATATATTTAAGATGGACAATGAATCACAAAAATTGACTAAGAaatgtaaataaatattttttttacataaaatttagaaaataaagaagaatgtgaattaATGTCCAAATCTATCTAAGATGGACAATGAATCACAAAAAAATCCTTAAAAAGACATATTAGTTTAATTTGCTAACTTAAATGAACAAgaaaaagtaaataaataaattttttacattaaatttagaaaataaagaagaatgtgaattaATGTCCAAATCTATCTAAGATGgataatgaataaaaaaaaaaaaccccctTAAAAAGACATATTAGTTTAATTTGCTAGCTTAAATGAACAAGGAgatgtaaaaaaataatttttatggcAACAAATTTAAGAAATAAAGAGGAATGCGTATTAATGTTCAAATTCATTTAAGAtggataattaattacaaaaaaaaccTTAAGATAACCTAATAATTTAATTGGCCAACTTAAATTAACAAGGACATATAAAGAGAAaacaaagaagaatgtgaattaATGTTCAAATATATCTAAGATGGATAAtgaatcacaaaaaaaaaatccttaAAAAGACATATTAGTTTAATTTGCTAACTTAAATGAACAAGTTgatgtaaaaaaataatttttttggcaaaaaatttaagaaataaagaggaatgtgtattaatgttcaaatttatttaagatggacaattaattacaaaaaaaaccTTTAAAATAGCCTAATAATTTAATTGGTCAACTTAAATTAACTAACAAGGACATATAAGGAAATTCATGATgtgatatatttatttgtacGTTAGAttagttaaataaataaaaaattttctaaTTTCAATAGTACCATCCGTAAAACTCCCTCCATAAGCAAAGCTCTTCATCGGCAACTCCATTGTGGAAAACTCCCTTCTGCAACTTCATTTTTTGGccaagaaaattaaagataTGGCTGAGAGATGGTGAAGAAAGATTTCTAATTTCAAAAGTACCTACACCGTGGGAAAAACTTCCTCCACCGGCAATACTCCCTTCATCGGGAACTCCATCCCTTCACGCCAAAACTTCATTTTTTGATCAAGAATATTAAAGATATGGCTGCTGAGATATTAACGGGTTTCAGAAGTGGGTTTGGGTCGTCTCCATTTCCGTTCGCATTGGAGAGGTTGGCTTCATTCGGGTCGTATGCTTGGAATGAAATAAAACTGATACTGGGTGTTGAGGATGAGCTCCGAAAGTTACAGAGAACGATGTTGATGGTTCAAGATTTGATGGATAGTGTGGAGTGTAGTCCGTTGAGGTCTACGAGAGGAAGCATAGCTTGGAGAGCATGGTTTGAAGATATCAAGAAACTTTCTTACGATGCCGATGCTCTTCTCGATGACATCTCGTTGCATCTCTCCACCATCGGCTCTGTGGGAACTGCTAATAGAGATGAGGTTCGCAAAATTGTTCTTTCATCTCATAATTTGACACTAGCTCATGACATAAATATATTGCAAAACAAGTTGGAACTTCTTGCTAAAGAAATGGAGAGACTACTGATGATTGAAAGCATGAAAAATAGTTTCAGCATTGTGTCACCTATTCATAACTATATATACACTAGTTCACTGATAGatgaaaaaaatgtttttgggaGGGACACTGAAAAACTAGATTGTGTTATGAATTTGCTCAAAAATGAACCAGAAATGGGTAACTTTTCGGTAATGTCGTTAAAGGGGATGGCTGGAATCGGTAAGACAACCCTTGCGAGGTTGGTTTACCATGATGATTTGGTAAACTCGAGTTTTGAGAAGAAGATGTGGGTAACTGTTTCGATGAACTTTGATTTGATCAAGATCACAAAATATACGATAGAAGCTTTGACTGGGAATAGTTGCAGTTTATCCGACTTGAATTCGGTTCAGGTCCTCCTTCAAGAGTCAATTAGGGGGTTCAAATTTTTGCTGGTGTTAGACGATTGTTGGAGTGAAAATAATGATGATTGGGAAGAATTTTTCCTTCCTTTAAGATATGGTGATGAAGGAAGTAAAATAATTGTGACGACAAGAAGTGCCAGAGTTTCGTTAGTTGTTAGATCCTATGAAACATATTGTCTCAAACATTTATCTGATGATGACTGTTGGGGTTTGATGAAACAGAGAATGTTCTTCCCTGTGGAGGAAGAAGAGAACTTGAGATCTCTTGGCAAAGAGATTGCGAAAAAATGCAAAGGTTTACCTTTGGCAGCCAAGACATTGGGAAGTTTGTTGTCAAATTCAGGATATAGAGAAGACGAGTGGCTTTATATATTGAACAGTAAGCTGTGGAACTTGTCAAAAGATAAAGATAACCTATTCCCTGCTTTGATGCTTAGTTTTCTCCATCTTCCGCCGGGCGCTGCAGAAATGTTTTGCATATTGTTCTCTTTTCCCCAAAAATCACGAGTTTGAAGTTGAGGAACTCGTTCTTTTGTGGATGGCAGAGGGGTTCATCCGACCCATAGAAGGAAGGAGACTGGAAGACATAGGAAGCAAGTATTTCGATGACCTTTATTTGAGGTCGTTTTTCGAACAAGCTACAAATTCAAGGAATGAGATTATATACAAAATGCATGATCTCATCCATGACATGTCACAAATGGTTTCTAGTGATATATGCTTCCAGGTCAATGACATGTGGGATGAATACCCTTTATTTGGAAATACTTGTCACTTATCGATGTTTCGAGATAGTGTGCATCCGATACATCTGAAGGCCTCGGAGAAAAATGAAAGGTTGAGGACATTTttgatgattaataagaatgaTGCTGATGGGGGACAGCTGGATAATTATTTTTTCTCACATTTGCGATCTTTGCGGGTGTTGGATCTGACTCGAATTGGCCTTAGTGAACTCAAAATTTGTTTCAAGCCCTTGAAATTTCTTCGTTATCTCAATCTCTCAGGAAACAAGATTTCAAAACTACCAGACTCCACATGTGGTCTTCTGGCTTTACAAACACTGAAACTTAAAAATTGCACTCGAATTAAAGCATTGCCAACAAACACAGAAAATCTCTCCAAATTACGACATCTGGATTTGGATATAAAAGAACAATTTGCCCACATGCCACCAAATTTTGGAAGGTTAACTGAACTTCAAGCTCTTTCTGCATTCATCGTCGGGGGCAAAAAAGAAAATGGTATCGCACAAATAAGTAATATGAATTCGCTGAGGGGATCActctgcattaaaaacatcgaTCGTGTCACAGATGTTGCAGAGGCAGTTGTGGCCAATCTACACGAGAAGCTGTTCTTGGACAATCTTGAGCCACAATGGGAGAATTTGATAGATGTTTCTCAGGGTTCTCTACGACAGGCACAAAATCTACAGGGTTCGGTTCTTGCAAATCTCCAGCCTcatcaaaatttgaaagaattggtCATTAAGAAGTACTGTGGAAGATTCTATCCACCTTGGCTCTGTGAACCAAGTCGCAAAATTACGCGCATTAACTTGGAAGGGCTCAAGTATTGTGATAGTCTTCCA is part of the Primulina eburnea isolate SZY01 chromosome 1, ASM2296580v1, whole genome shotgun sequence genome and encodes:
- the LOC140827858 gene encoding uncharacterized protein isoform X1, yielding MGDSACLMHGFSYASAVPNESKQGNPVHALGESVSFGRFMTESLSWERWSTFSQKKYVEEAERYAQPGSVAQKKAFFEAHYKRIASQKAAALLEQENAAKNATVAEESEVGYMDDNDDDKTRLVSNSNFEVEDKSVEAKIQNSNKDDEVNCNGQSVVVEGRVFATVENEAKWDCPMRRNSSNKFDNFENHDNNSASDGSGTSEMERLLLNRGNSVQVENESPVQRNSSQTNLGSQDTISGSESGGTPQVERPLLKQNSVASEDNPSVTSKKSSGPSLLKSSIQRKTWTAPSTPAKPVTPHLKKENSSVIRSTRKSNLDTIDRRRASPKSLRSIINLLPTKEPDKEPSSASKKAESSRIGLSSLRVPKDCATPLRTPLVGATKGVSKYPKATPRLESRSFTKSLTACRNKLQSPTITTPFVLRTEERAAKRKQKLEETFNANKDVHKVLVQKTLREKAENEFRKFSRSFCFKARPLPDFYNERETPKNQMKITPAAAQPQTSSLLGKSIASKKHGNISMPTPAPTSLSMKAPKIR
- the LOC140814490 gene encoding myb-related protein 315-like gives rise to the protein MGRQPCCDKRGLKRGPWTVEEDHKLMSFIMNNGIQCWRMIPKLAGLLRCGKSCRLRWINYLRPDLKRGVLSEMEENQIIDLHARLGNRWSKIASHFPGRTDNEIKNHWNTRIKKRLKLLGLDPTTHQPIQQKTQQSREEKNKTDIDSNSRDENKQLEEIKFSHVLKAPSATQVQTSCCNEANVSTSMESEMMTRLINNYEMLMLTSNLDMDLWMKNQEMHSISTSYCPSFSLEDSVNCYPNSAGESASSVQGNSCLFQCVETADSMVSWDFGFDQQFLFPETIGD
- the LOC140827778 gene encoding LOW QUALITY PROTEIN: putative disease resistance RPP13-like protein 1 (The sequence of the model RefSeq protein was modified relative to this genomic sequence to represent the inferred CDS: deleted 1 base in 1 codon); this encodes MAAEILTGFRSGFGSSPFPFALERLASFGSYAWNEIKLILGVEDELRKLQRTMLMVQDLMDSVECSPLRSTRGSIAWRAWFEDIKKLSYDADALLDDISLHLSTIGSVGTANRDEVRKIVLSSHNLTLAHDINILQNKLELLAKEMERLLMIESMKNSFSIVSPIHNYIYTSSLIDEKNVFGRDTEKLDCVMNLLKNEPEMGNFSVMSLKGMAGIGKTTLARLVYHDDLVNSSFEKKMWVTVSMNFDLIKITKYTIEALTGNSCSLSDLNSVQVLLQESIRGFKFLLVLDDCWSENNDDWEEFFLPLRYGDEGSKIIVTTRSARVSLVVRSYETYCLKHLSDDDCWGLMKQRMFFPVEEEENLRSLGKEIAKKCKGLPLAAKTLGSLLSNSGYREDEWLYILNSKLWNLSKDKDNLFPALMLSFLHLPPALQKCFAYCSLFPKNHEFEVEELVLLWMAEGFIRPIEGRRLEDIGSKYFDDLYLRSFFEQATNSRNEIIYKMHDLIHDMSQMVSSDICFQVNDMWDEYPLFGNTCHLSMFRDSVHPIHLKASEKNERLRTFLMINKNDADGGQLDNYFFSHLRSLRVLDLTRIGLSELKICFKPLKFLRYLNLSGNKISKLPDSTCGLLALQTLKLKNCTRIKALPTNTENLSKLRHLDLDIKEQFAHMPPNFGRLTELQALSAFIVGGKKENGIAQISNMNSLRGSLCIKNIDRVTDVAEAVVANLHEKLFLDNLEPQWENLIDVSQGSLRQAQNLQGSVLANLQPHQNLKELVIKKYCGRFYPPWLCEPSRKITRINLEGLKYCDSLPPLGQLPSLKFFHISGLPVLELIDENFYGASNTAKFPSLESFEIENMDKLINWEFTNTVDVMPCLQTFRIHRCPSLTSVPINLRSHPNSNISECPNLVTVLP
- the LOC140827858 gene encoding uncharacterized protein isoform X2 codes for the protein MGDSACLMHGFSYASAVPNESKQGNPVHALGESVSFGRFMTESLSWERWSTFSQKKYVEEAERYAQPGSVAQKKAFFEAHYKRIASQKAAALLEQENAAKNATVAEESEVGYMDDNDDDKTRLVSNSNFEVEDKSVEAKIQNSNKDDEVNCNGQSVVVEGRVFATVENEAKWDCPMRRNSSNKFDNFENHDNNSASDGSGTSEMERLLLNRGNSVQVENESPVQRNSSQTNLGSQDTISGSESGGTPQVERPLLKQNSVASEDNPSVTSKKSSGPSLLKSSIQRKTWTAPSTPAKPVTPHLKKENSSVIRSTRKSNLDTIDRRRASPKSLRSIINLLPTKEPDKEPSSASKKAESSRIGLSSLRVPKDCATPLRTPLVGATKGVSKYPKATPRLESRSFTKSLTACRNKLQSPTITTPFVLRTEERAAKRKQKLEETFNANKDVHKEKAENEFRKFSRSFCFKARPLPDFYNERETPKNQMKITPAAAQPQTSSLLGKSIASKKHGNISMPTPAPTSLSMKAPKIR